The following are from one region of the Vicugna pacos chromosome 9, VicPac4, whole genome shotgun sequence genome:
- the CMTR2 gene encoding cap-specific mRNA (nucleoside-2'-O-)-methyltransferase 2 codes for MSKCRKPPLGSSPETFSPDVLADIFELFAKNFSYGKPLNNEWQLPDPSEIFACDHMEFNAFLDLKNSLNEVKNLLSDKKLDEWHEHTAFTNKAGKIISHVRKSVNAELCTQAWCKFHEILCSFPLVPQEAFQNGKLNSLHLCEAPGAFIASLNHYLKSHRFPCDWSWVANTLNPYHEANDNLMMIMDDRLIANTLPCWYFGPDNTGDIMTLKYLTGLQNFISSMATVHLITADGSFDCQGNPGEQEALVSSLHYCEVVTALMTLGNGGSLVLKMFTLFEHCSINLMYLLNCSFDQVHVFKPATSKAGNSEVYVVCLYYKGREAIYPLLSKMVLNFGSEITRKALFPHHMIPESFLKRHEECCVFFHKYQLETISENIRLFKCMGKREQAKLNSLRDCAVQYFMQKFQLKPLSRNNWLVKKSNIGCSTNTKWFGQRNRYFKTYNERKMLETLSWKDKVAKGYFNIWAEEHAAYHPGQSSLLEGTASNLECHLWQILQGRKLPKVKCSPFCDGEILKALNEAIEKSLGGALNLDSKFRPKQQYYCSCHVFSEELIFSELFSLTKCLQDGQDIEPSNQIKCLLVGFPTPHDIKMHIPLEIQLLESAELMTFGCSLLHDGDPTYQQLFLDCLLHSLQQLHTGDVMILPVLSCFTRFMAGLIFVLHRCFRFITFSCPISSETLKTCAVLLCVGYQDLPNTVFQYLQNVNELLSALVNSDAPQQVLQFVPMEVLLKGALLDFLWDLNAAIAKRHLHLIIQGEREEIISSLQLQN; via the coding sequence atgagTAAGTGCAGAAAGCCACCACTGGGTTCAAGTCCTGAGACATTCAGCCCAGATGTTCTTGCTGACATTTTTGAACTCTTTGCCAAGAACTTTTCTTATGGCAAGCCTCTTAATAATGAGTGGCAGTTACCAGATCCCAGTGAGATTTTCGCCTGTGACCACATGGAATTTAATGCATTTCTTGATTTGAAGAACTCCCTAAATGAAGTAAAAAACCTACTGAGTGATAAGAAACTGGATGAGTGGCATGAGCACACTGCTTTCACTaataaagctgggaaaataatttctcatGTAAGAAAATCTGTGAACGCTGAACTTTGTACTCAAGCATGGTGTAAGTTTCATGAAATTTTGTGCAGCTTTCCACTTGTTCCACAGGAAGCTTTTCAGAATGGAAAACTGAATTCTCTACACCTTTGTGAAGCTCCTGGAGCTTTTATAGCTAGTCTCAATCACTACTTAAAATCCCATCGATTCCCCTGTGACTGGAGTTGGGTAGCTAATACTCTGAATCCATACCATGAAGCAAATGACAATCTTATGATGATTATGGATGACCGACTTATTGCAAATACCTTGCCTTGCTGGTACTTTGGTCCGGATAACACTGGTGATATCATGACCTTGAAATATCTGACCGGACTTCAGAATTTCATAAGCAGCATGGCTACTGTTCACTTGATCACTGCAGATGGGAGTTTTGATTGCCAAGGAAACCCAGGTGAACAAGAAGCTTTGGTCTCCTCTTTGCATTACTGTGAAGTTGTCACTGCATTGATGACTCTTGGAAATGGTGGCTCTTTGGTTTTGAAGATGTTTACTTTGTTTGAACATTGTTCCATAAATCTGATGTACCTGCTAAACTGTTCTTTTGACCAAGTCCATGTTTTCAAACCTGCTACCAGCAAGGCAGGAAACTCAGAAGTCTATGTGGTATGTCTCTACTATAAGGGGAGAGAGGCGATCTACCCTCTGTTATCTAAGATGGTGCTGAATTTTGGGTCTGAAATAACCAGGAAAGCTCTCTTTCCCCATCATATGATTCCTGAGTCTTTTCTTAAAAGACATGAAGAATGTTGTGTGTTCTTTCATAAATACCAGCTAGAGACTATTTCTGAGAACATTCGTCTGTTTAAGTGCATGGGAAAGAGGGAACAAGCAAAGCTGAATAGTTTAAGGGACTGTGCTGTTCAGTATTTCATGCAGAAGTTTCAATTGAAGCCTCTATCCAGAAATAATTGGCTAGTAAAAAAATCTAATATTGGTTGTAGTACAAATACAAAATGGTTTGGGCAGAGGAACAGATACTTTAAGACCTACAATGAAAGGAAAATGCTGGAAACGCTTTCATGGAAAGATAAGGTGGCCAAAGGATACTTTAATATTTGGGCCGAAGAACATGCTGCGTATCATCCTGGGCAGAGTTCTCTCTTAGAAGGGACAGCTTCCAATCTGGAGTGTCACTTATGGCAGATTTTACAGGGAAGGAAACTGCCAAAGGTAAAATGTTCTCCTTTCTGTGATGGTGAAATTTTAAAGGCTCTCAATGAAGCAATCGAAAAGTCATTAGGGGGAGCCTTGAATTTGGATTCCAAGTTTAGGCCAAAACAGCAATATTATTGTTCTTGTCACGTTTTTTCTGAAGAATTGATATTTTCTGAATTGTTTAGCCTTACCAAGTGCCTTCAGGATGGGCAGGATATAGAGCCCAGCAACCAAATAAAGTGCCTGCTTGTGGGTTTTCCAACTCCCCATGATATCAAAATGCACATACCATTGGAAATTCAACTCCTGGAATCAGCTGAACTCATGACTTTTGGTTGTTCTTTGCTTCATGATGGAGACCCAACTTACCAGCAGTTATTTTTGGACTGCCTTCTGCATTCATTGCAGCAGCTTCATACAGGAGATGTTATGATTTTGCCTGTACTTTCTTGTTTCACAAGATTtatggctggtttgatctttGTACTCCACAGATGTTTCAGATTCATTACATTTTCTTGTCCCATATCCTCTGAGACCCTGAAGACCTGTGCAGTCCTGCTGTGTGTTGGTTATCAGGACCTTCCAAATACAGTTTTCCAGTATCTACAGAATGTGAACGAATTACTGAGTGCTCTCGTTAACTCTGATGCACCCCAGCAGGTTTTACAGTTTGTGCCAATGGAGGTGCTCCTTAAGGGTGCACTACTTGATTTTTTGTGGGATTTGAATGCTGCCATTGCTAAAAGGCATTTGCATTTGATTAttcaaggagagagagaagaaatcatCAGCAGCCTTCAGTTACAAAATTGA